Genomic segment of Candidatus Rokuibacteriota bacterium:
GGGCCCGGGTACCCACGGCGACGCCGTGGGTGTCCCCCTCCGAGGCCTCCCGCAGGAATGGTGGTTCGAGCCGAGGGGCTGCCGACGAGCCACAGGCGTGGCAGTTCGAGCCGAGGCGCTTCGGCGTAGGCAGCTTCATCGCCTGCGCCAGCGGCGAGGCGAGACCCGAGTAAGTGACAGCCACGAGGCGAGGCCCGAGTCAATTGCGCGGGCCGGGTACCCATGAACTGGGTGTGCGCGCTCGGAGGCGCCACGCGCGGCAACCGAGCCAGTAAGAGGACAGGTTCCTAGAAACTCGCGCCATCGAATTGACAAAAACGCGCCCCGATAGTATCGTTCGCGCCGCGAACGCGTCAAGGTCGGGGGAGAGGCAAGTTGAGGCTGATCCTGATCCGTCACGCCGACGCCGGCGATCCTGACCCGCAGCGGTATCCGGACGATCGTCTGCGCCCGCTGACGGCGGAGGGGCGCCGCGCGCACGAGGTCATCGCGCGGGGCCTGGCGCGGATGGGGCTCACTCCGACCCATCTCCTGACGAGCCCGCTCGCCCGGGCTCGGGAAACGGCCGCGATTACCGCTCAGGCGCTAGGCTGGACGGGTTCGATCGAGCCCGTGGAGTGTCTGGGGGACCGCTTCACCGTGGCCGATCTTCTCGAGCACCTCGCGCGCTACCCCGACGACTCGACCGTCGTCTGCGTCGGACACGAGCCCCATCTCTCCCGCTTCGCCGCCACGCTCCTGCATCCCGAGGGTGCGCTGAAGATCGGGCTCGCCAAGAGCGGGGTGATCGCTCTCGAGTTCGCGGGGAAGCCGGCGCCGGGAGCGGGCCGCCTCCTCTTCCTCCTCCCGCCCCGCGAGCTGCTCCGCCTTCTGGAGTGACGCGCTGCTCGGCCAGGCGCCGGGGATGCCCTGCCGAGCGAATCCGACGAGCCGTAGCGGGCGGCGAAGCGCAGGGCGCTGGAGCGCTCTGAGCGCCCCAAGAGGGTTGGGCCGCGAAGACTACCCCCCGCCCCGGGGGGATGGGGGGGCCAGCGGAGGCGGCCGAGCGAGCCAGGGCCGTCGAGGCGAGGAGGTCTGAAGCGAGCCAGGGCGACCCGGCGCGTGGCGCCTACCGGGCGGGGTAGCGGACAGGGGCGCTCGCCCGATCCTTCGGGTAGACCACCAGGTGTCTGCCCCCCTGGATCTGGATGATCACGCGCTCGTAGAAGAGCGGATCGCCGTTGGCGTCAAACTTCACCCGTCCGAGCGGCGTTTCGACGTCCACCGCCGCGAGGGCGTCCCTGAGGGCCTCCCCGGTGAACGGCTTCCCCGGCGCGGCCACGCTCTCGAGGGCCTTCAGGAGGGCTCTGGCCGCAGCGTACCCGTGCATGGTCAAGGGCACCGGCTCGCGCCCGAAGCGCTGCTTGAAAGCCTCGATGAATGCCAGCGACTCCTTCTCGCTCCCGCCGAGATTCACCCCGGGCTGCCACGACGTCGTGCCGAAGAGCCCCTCGCTGGCCGGCCCGAGCTCCTTGATGACGGCGGGGAACTCCATCCCGAAGGCGCCGAGGAACGCCTTCACGCTGATGCCCGCCTGGGCCATCTGGCGCACGAGCAGCAGGTGGTCGGCGAAGAAGGTGTCGGAGATCAGGATCTCGGCACCCTGGTCCCGGACCCGCGCGAGGAGCGGC
This window contains:
- a CDS encoding histidine phosphatase family protein, whose translation is MRLILIRHADAGDPDPQRYPDDRLRPLTAEGRRAHEVIARGLARMGLTPTHLLTSPLARARETAAITAQALGWTGSIEPVECLGDRFTVADLLEHLARYPDDSTVVCVGHEPHLSRFAATLLHPEGALKIGLAKSGVIALEFAGKPAPGAGRLLFLLPPRELLRLLE